In the genome of Pontibacter actiniarum, the window ACGAGCTGGCGGAGGTGCGCAACAAGGAGATCGGCTTCGTGTTCCAGACCTTTAACCTGCTGCCGCGGCAGTCGTCGCTAGAGAATGTGGCCCTGCCGCTGATCTATGCCGGCTACAACAAAAGCCAGCGCGAAGAGAAGGCGCAGCTGGCACTGGAGAGTGTGGGCCTCGGCACGCGCGGCAAGCACAAGCCCAACGAGCTTTCCGGTGGCCAGCGCCAGCGTGTGGCTATTGCCCGCGCCCTTATCAACGATCCCAGCATCATCCTGGCCGACGAACCGACAGGTAACCTCGATACCAAGACCTCCTATGAGATCATGGAGCTGTTCGAGAACCTGCACGCCAAAGGCAACACCATCATCATGGTAACGCACGAAGAGGACATCGCCAAGTATGCCCATCGCATCGTGCGCCTCCGCGACGGACTGGTGGAGTCTGATACCTTGAACACTGATATTGCCACAGCTTCCAAGCTGCAGGCAGAGCAACAGCACTAATGAAAATTTACACTAAGACCGGCGACAAAGGCACCACCGCGCTTATAGGTGGCACCCGCGTAGCCAAATCCCACTTACGCATCGAGGCCTATGGCACCGTGGACGAGCTCAACTCCTACATCGGGTTGGTGCGCGACCAGGAAGTGAACGCAGCGCGCC includes:
- a CDS encoding ABC transporter ATP-binding protein; protein product: MSTIIETHDISKVYRMGAETIHALKSVSITIARGEYVAFMGPSGSGKSTFMNIIGCLDTPTGGTYVLNGQDVSNMTDNELAEVRNKEIGFVFQTFNLLPRQSSLENVALPLIYAGYNKSQREEKAQLALESVGLGTRGKHKPNELSGGQRQRVAIARALINDPSIILADEPTGNLDTKTSYEIMELFENLHAKGNTIIMVTHEEDIAKYAHRIVRLRDGLVESDTLNTDIATASKLQAEQQH